The following proteins are co-located in the Dromiciops gliroides isolate mDroGli1 chromosome 2, mDroGli1.pri, whole genome shotgun sequence genome:
- the HMX3 gene encoding homeobox protein HMX3 yields the protein MPEPGQEPCSNTSTQPPQPPPPPPPPPPPPPPPPKDSPFSIKNLLNGDHHRAPPKQQQPQRTLFAPASAAAAAAAAAAAKGALEGAAGFALSQVGDLAFPRFEIPAQRFALPAHYLERSPAWWYPYTLTPAGGHLPRPEAAEKSLLRDSSPASGTDRDSPEPLLKPDPDKELDSKSPDEIILEESDSEEGKKDDASAGAGAGAAGQGGEDWKKRADSPEKKPCRKKKTRTVFSRSQVFQLESTFDMKRYLSSSERAGLAASLHLTETQVKIWFQNRRNKWKRQLAAELEAANLSHAAAQRIVRVPILYHENSAAEGSGAAGAPVPVSQPLLTFPHPVYYSHPVVTSVPLLRPV from the exons atgcCGGAGCCGGGACAAGAACCCTGCAGCAACACTAGCACCCAACCTCCCCAACCGCCGCCGCCTCCCccaccgccgccgccaccgccgccgccgccgcccaaGGACTCCCCGTTCTCCATCAAGAACCTGCTTAATGGAGACCACCACCGGGCGCCCCCAAAGCAGCAGCAGCCCCAAAGGACGCTCTTCGCCCCGGCCTCGGCCGCTGCGGCCGCTGCAGCCGCGGCTGCTGCCAAAGGGGCCTTGGAAGGCGCTGCTGGCTTTGCGCTCTCGCAGGTGGGCGATTTGGCTTTCCCCCGCTTTGAGATCCCGGCGCAGAGGTTTGCGCTACCGGCGCACTATCTGGAGCGGTCTCCAGCTTGGTGGTACCCCTACACCCTGACCCCCGCGGGGGGACATCTGCCCAGGCCAGAAG CGGCCGAGAAATCCCTCCTGCGAGACTCGTCCCCCGCTTCGGGCACAGACAGAGACTCTCCCGAGCCTCTACTCAAGCCGGACCCGGACAAGGAGCTGGACTCCAAGAGCCCGGACGAGATCATCCTAGAGGAGAGTGACTCGGAGGAAGGCAAGAAGGACGACGCGTCGGCTGGGGCCGGCGCCGGGGCAGCCGGGCAGGGAGGCGAGGACTGGAAGAAGCGAGCCGACAGCCCGGAGAAAAAGCCCTGCCGGAAGAAGAAGACGCGCACGGTCTTCTCCCGGAGCCAGGTCTTCCAGCTGGAGTCCACGTTCGACATGAAGCGCTACCTGAGTAGCTCCGAGCGCGCCGGCCTGGCGGCCTCCCTGCACCTCACAGAGACCCAGGTGAAGATCTGGTTTCAGAACCGACGGAACAAGTGGAAGCGGCAGCTAGCGGCCGAGCTGGAGGCGGCCAACTTGAGCCACGCAGCCGCTCAGCGCATCGTGCGAGTGCCCATCCTCTACCACGAGAACTCAGCTGCCGAGGGCTCCGGCGCGGCCGGGGCCCCAGTGCCAGTGAGCCAGCCGCTCCTCACCTTCCCCCACCCGGTGTACTACTCTCACCCAGTCGTCACATCGGTGCCATTGCTGCGGCCGGTCTGa